From a single Solanum dulcamara chromosome 4, daSolDulc1.2, whole genome shotgun sequence genomic region:
- the LOC129886652 gene encoding homeobox-leucine zipper protein ANTHOCYANINLESS 2 → MNFGGFLDNNSGGGGSRIVADIPFNNNSGSNNNNMPAGAISQPRLIPQSLAKNMFNSPGLSLALQTGMEGQGEVTRMAENYEGNNSVGRRSREEEPDSRSGSDNLEGASGDEQDAADKPPRKKRYHRHTPQQIQELESLFKECPHPDEKQRLELSKRLSLETRQVKFWFQNRRTQMKTQLERHENSILRQENDKLRAENMSIREAMRNPICTNCGGPAMIGEISLEEQHLRIENARLKDELDRVCALAGKFLGRPISSLVTSMPPPMPNSSLELGVGSNGFGGMSNVPTTLPLAPPDFGVGISNSLPVVSSTRQSSGIERSLERSMYLELALAAMDELVKMAQNDEPLWFRSIEGGREILNHEEYIRTFTPCIGMRPNSFVSEASRETGMVIINSLALVETLMDSNKWAEMFPCLIARTSTTDVISSGMGGTRNGALQLMHAELQVLSPLVPIREVNFLRFCKQHAEGVWAVVDVSIDTIRETSGAPTFPNCRRLPSGCVVQDMPNGYSKVTWVEHAEYEEGVNHHLYRQLISAGMGFGAQRWVATLQRQCECLAILMSSTVSSRDHTAITPSGRRSMLKLAQRMTNNFCAGVCASTVHKWNKLCAGNVDEDVRVMTRKSVDDPGEPAGIVLSAATSVWLPVSPQRLFDFLRDERLRSEWDILSNGGPMQEMAHIAKGQDHGNCVSLLRASAMNANQSSMLILQETCIDAAGALVVYAPVDIPAMHVVMNGGDSAYVALLPSGFSIVPDGPGSRGSSGSNGPSCNGGPDHRISGSLLTVAFQILVNSLPTAKLTVESVETVNNLISCTVQKIKAALQCES, encoded by the exons atgaattttggGGGCTTTCTTGATAATAATTCTGGTGGTGGCGGTTCAAGAATTGTTGCTGATATACCATTTAATAACAACAGcggcagcaacaacaacaatatgcCCGCTGGTGCAATTTCTCAGCCAAGACttattcctcaatctcttgcAAAGAACATGTTCAACTCCCCTGGACTATCTCTAGCTCTT CAAACTGGCATGGAAGGGCAAGGTGAGGTAACAAGAATGGCTGAAAACTATGAAGGAAATAATAGTGTTGGTAGAAGGAGTAGAGAGGAAGAACCAGACAGCAGATCTGGAAGTGATAACTTGGAAGGTGCATCGGGTGATGAACAAGATGCTGCGGACAAACCaccaagaaagaaaagatacCACCGACACACTCCTCAGCAAATTCAAGAACTTGAATC TCTCTTCAAGGAGTGTCCTCATCCTGATGAGAAACAAAGGTTGGAGTTAAGCAAAAGGCTTTCCTTGGAGACTAGGCAAGTTAAGTTTTGGTTCCAAAATCGTAGAACTCAGATGAAG ACTCAACTGGAACGCCATGAGAATTCCATACTAAGGCAAGAGAATGATAAGCTTCGTGCAGAAAATATGTCTATAAGAGAGGCAATGAGAAATCCAATTTGCACTAATTGTGGTGGACCAGCAATGATTGGTGAAATCTCTCTAGAGGAGCAACATCTTAGGATTGAAAATGCCAGGCTGAAAGATGAATTAGATCGAGTTTGTGCACTTGCTGGCAAGTTTTTGGGTCGACCCATTTCATCTTTAGTTACCTCTATGCCTCCACCAATGCCTAATTCAAGTTTGGAACTTGGGGTTGGAAGCAATGGATTTGGAGGTATGAGTAATGTGCCTACAACACTCCCCTTAGCTCCTCCTGATTTTGGAGTTGGGATTTCAAATTCTTTGCCAGTAGTGTCATCAACTAGACAGTCAAGTGGAATTGAGAGATCACTTGAAAGATCCATGTATCTTGAACTTGCTTTGGCTGCCATGGATGAATTGGTAAAAATGGCACAAAATGATGAGCCTCTTTGGTTCAGGAGCATTGAAGGTGGTAGAGAAATACTAAACCATGAAGAGTACATAAGGACATTTACTCCTTGTATTGGTATGAGACCAAACAGTTTTGTTTCAGAGGCTTCCAGGGAGACAGGCATGGTTATAATCAATAGTTTGGCTCTTGTTGAGACATTAATGGACTCT AACAAATGGGCAGAAATGTTTCCTTGCTTGATTGCTAGAACCTCAACAACAGATGTAATATCAAGTGGTATGGGTGGAACCAGAAATGGTGCACTTCAGCTG ATGCATGCTGAGCTCCAAGTGCTTTCACCATTAGTGCCAATTAGAGAGGTCAATTTCCTGCGTTTCTGCAAGCAACATGCTGAAGGTGTCTGGGCTGTCGTTGATGTGTCTATTGATACCATCCGTGAAACTTCTGGTGCACCAACATTTCCAAACTGCAGAAGGCTTCCTTCTGGCTGTGTAGTCCAAGATATGCCCAATGGCTATAGCAAA GTTACATGGGTAGAACATGCAGAATATGAAGAGGGTGTGAATCACCATCTTTACCGGCAGTTAATTAGTGCCGGCATGGGCTTTGGTGCACAAAGATGGGTGGCCACCCTCCAACGCCAATGTGAGTGCCTTGCAATCCTCATGTCATCCACCGTGTCCTCGAGGGATCACACAG CAATAACTCCAAGTGGGAGGCGGAGCATGTTGAAGCTAGCACAACGCATGACAAACAACTTTTGTGCTGGTGTTTGTGCTTCAACGGTACACAAGTGGAACAAACTTTGTGCAGGTAATGTGGATGAAGATGTCCGTGTTATGACTCGAAAGAGCGTCGATGACCCTGGAGAGCCAGCGGGCATCGTCTTAAGCGCTGCTACTTCCGTTTGGTTGCCTGTTTCCCCACAAAGACTTTTTGATTTCCTCCGCGACGAACGCCTCCGGAGCGAATGGGATATTCTATCCAACGGTGGTCCTATGCAAGAAATGGCTCATATTGCCAAAGGCCAAGACCACGGCAACTGCGTCTCACTCCTTCGTGCTAGT GCGATGAACGCGAATCAGAGCAGCATGCTGATACTTCAGGAAACATGCATAGACGCAGCTGGGGCGCTTGTTGTTTACGCGCCAGTTGATATTCCGGCAATGCACGTGGTGATGAACGGTGGAGATTCCGCTTACGTGGCTCTGCTTCCTTCAGGATTTTCGATTGTACCCGACGGCCCAGGATCTCGTGGGTCTAGTGGGTCCAATGGGCCTTCATGTAATGGGGGCCCAGATCATAGAATCAGCGGGTCGCTCTTGACGGTAGCCTTTCAGATATTGGTGAATAGTCTCCCTACAGCCAAGCTTACTGTGGAATCGGTGGAAACAGTCAATAATCTTATATCCTGCACTGTTCAGAAGATTAAAGCTGCCCTTCAATGTGAAAGCTAA